The DNA segment CGGATCGTAGATCACCTGGTAGCTGTGCGTCTGCCCGGCCGTATTGCTCGCCGTGAAACTGGCCCGCTGCGTGGCGGTGTTGCCGGTGCTTTCGTAGATCTTGACCGAGGTCGCATCCTGCCACACCCGGTAGCTGTTCCCCCGTTCCGCACCCGTGGTCGCACTCGCCAACAGGTACATCCCCGCATTCACGCCGCTGGTAAAGGTCGCTTGCCACCGATAGACCAGCAATTGGTTCTGCGTCTGCGCCCGGTACGCGTTGGTGTTGTTGGCGGTTCCGCTCTGCCGGTAGCCGCCGGTCGTCACCGCCCATGCCCCACTGCTCGCGCTCCAGCCCTGCGCTTGCCCATCGCTGAAGTCCTCACGATAGATCGGACTGACCTCCACCAGCTTGCTGACATAGTTCGTGATGCTGGCGCTCTCGCCGCTGCCAAATGTCGCCTGCACGCGGGCGCCGTCTGCATCGTAGAGAAAGCTGGCTGTGGCCGCACCGCTGACACTCGTCAGCCGATTCTCAGCGTCGTAGCCCAGGGTGTAAGTGCTGGCCCCAATCTTGCGCCGCCGCATGTTGCCATTCTGGTCGTAGCAATAGCTGTTGCTGCCCGCCGTCACCACCGCATGCGGCTTGCCCAGCAGGGTCAAGATGCCATCGGGACAGTCCGCTGCCTGCGCGCCGTAGGTGTAGCTCACGCCCGCCTTGCTCGTCAGGTTGCCGTTGGGATCGAAGCCATAGGTTTCGCTGTTGTAATTGCCATTCGTGCCGCCGCTCGCCACCGCGTTGGTCAATCGGTTCAGCGCATCATAGGTGAAATCCTGCAACTGTGGATTGCCGATCTTGTAATCCTTGATCCAGTCCACATTGCCGGCCGCATCATAGGCATACTCCAGCTTTTGCAGGCTCTCGTACGGGCTGGCTGTCCCTGTGCGCAGCCATTGCAGGCGAAAATTATCGCTGCGATAGCTGTAGTCGGTGGTCAGGATGCCGGCGGTGCTCCCAAGCCTGCGCAGTTCCACCTGGCCCAGCACATTGTAGGCTGTGTCGCCAACGTAGGTATTCGTACCGATGGCGGTCTTCACCAAACCCTGTGCCGCGTACGTGTAGTTGACCACCTCACCGCCGGGGTAGGTCAGGCTGGTCATCCGATCGGCCGAGTCGTAACTCCACTGCGTGACGAATGTCCCGCCTAGCGTGCCGCTGATGACCTTGCTCTCCTGCACCATCCGCCCGCGGCCGTCGTAGGTCCAACTCGCGCTGCCGGAGCCGGCGCTCATCCCTGTGCGCCGGCCCTTGCCCTTGTTGCCGCTGCCGGTATCGTCGTAGGTGTAGCTCGCCAGCAACGTTCCGTTCCCATTCGTCAACCGCTTCTGCGTCAGCCGGTTCAGCCCGTCGTAACCAAACCACAACACCGTGTTCCGGGCATCGGTCTGCGTCTGCAGATTCCCGACCGCATCGTAGGCATAACTCCACGCGCCCATGTCCGGGTCGCTCATGCTCGTCTTGCGCCCCAACAGATCGTAGGTGATATCGGTCACCGCGTTGTCCGGCCCAATCATCCGCGTCAGCCGATCCCCGATGTCATAGAAGTAGGTCGCCTTTGCATACACCGTCGCGCCCCAGTCGGGTTGCCCATTGACCGTGGCCTGGTACTGCTGCACCTTGTACAGCCGTCCCACCGCGTCGGTCTCCGAAATCGTCTGCCGGTTCAGCGCATCCAGCACCGCGGTCTGCCGATTCTGGTAGAAACTCTTGACCGTCGTGCCGTCCGGTTGGGTCACCTGCGTCACGCGGCCCAGGCTGTCATACTGATACGCCGCCTGTGGTTGCGCCCAGTCTGGCGCCCGGTACCCGCCCAACGCCGCGGTGTAGGTGTAGGGTACGCTCGTTCGCAGCACCCCCAACGGCTGGTATTGCGTGTTGACGAGGATGCTCTGACTGCTGCTCGCCGCCTCCCCCTGCGTCTGCGCCACTCGCCCCATGCCGTCGTAGAAGGTGCGACTCTCCAGGTAAGAACTCCCGCTCTCCTTCTGCTCCTGCTTCACCCAGTACGGCGACCCCGCGCCGGCGTAGTGGGTGTAGGTCAAGCGCAGCGTCGGGTTGGTCGCATCGTCGCCGGGTTTGATCATCTGCGTCTGCCGCCCCCACTGATCGTAGCTGTAGCTGGTCGTCGCCAGGTTCGGGTCCGTCACGCTCGTCACCTGCCCCAGCACCTTGTCCCAGGCGTAGGTGGTTGTCCCTACGAGCGGCGCAATCATACTCGTCGGCAAGGCGTACAGCATCGGCCAGGCGCCGGCCGTCGTATCGTAAGCGGTCGTGGTCACGTGGCCCAGCGTGTCGGTCACGATCTTCGAATTACCCCAGTCGTCGTAGAAGTATCCCGTGTCCGCCCAACTACCCCCGCAGCTCGTCTGCGCCACCCGCACCTTCGTCACATCCCCCTTGCTCGGCGTCTGTGCGTAGGATGTCTTGTTGTCATAGAAATAGCGCGTCTCCCCGTTGCACGCGCCCGTTGCGTCTTTCAGGAACTGCTGCGCCGGCCGGTTCACGATGTAGACGCTGCCACTCGTGTTGGCCGGGAAGTAGATCATCTCCTGCGAGCGGTACAGCGTTCCCACCGTGTTGCTGTAAGTGCGCACAGCCGTCACGTTGCCGTACTGCACATTACTCTGGCTCGCCACCTGGTATTCGTAGGTCGTTTTCTGACTGCTCGTCCCCAGGGTGTTGGTCGTGTCGGTCTGGTAAACCCAGTTGACTCCCTTGACCGTCGCCGTGACCCAGGTCGTTGCGCTGCTGTTTTTGATGATCCAGGCTGAACCGTTGGCCCAGGTGGCATTGCTGCCCGTGACGCCGCCAAACGTGTACTTGACGCCGTCTGGCGACCACACCTCCCATTTGTTCCCGCTATCCAGGTTCCCCGCATGCGCAATGCGCACGAAGCTCTGCGGCTCGGTCTGCCAGCCATCCGTCGTTTGTTTCAGCTCGAACCCGCCGCCCGCATACCCCAGGAATGCCCGGGCCGGCGTCCCATCCTGCGCCAGAGACATTGTCACCTGCCCCAGGCCGTTCAGCGACCACCCCCAGCCCACGAAACTGGCCTGGCGATTGAACGTGATCGCATTCAATGCATCCTGATTCACATGTTGTGGCGTTGCGGTTGGCGTTGGCGTGTTCCCCGGTGTCGCTGTGGGTTCGACGGTGGCCGTAATATCATACGACGACGACCCCTGGCGGATACTGTTCACCCCTTCGCTGCTGTAGCCCAGGCTCAGATTCAAGCCCAGCCCGCCCGGCCCCGGCGGCAGCGCCAGCGGATAGCCCAGGCTGCTGTTGCCGCTCCACTCGTCGGTCACGAACCCATGCACCGTCGGCAGATGCTGCGCACCGTAGCTGAGCGATGCCGGTGCGCCCAGGCCAAACAGCCCAGGGCCGTCCAGCCGCGCCGTCAACTGCCGACCGGCCACACCCATCTCGCTGTCGAGCACCTGCCACGCCTCGGCCGCATCCTCCCACCGGTACAGGCGGATGGTCTCCGTCAGCGCCGCGCTCGGTGGGAAGCGATAGGTCAAACTGACCAGGCTCTCGAACGCTGTCACCGCCGCGCCCTGCTCATCCTGTGCCTCCAGGCCAAAGTGCATCGTCAGCCAGGCCGGCGTCTCGCCCACCCGCGGCTGCGGCAGATAGCGCAGCAGCGTCCGTTGGCTCACCGCGCCCGGCCGCGCCTCCACCTGCACCCGTCCATCCGCACTGAGCAGCACCCCGCCCTCGCCCGGCGTCAACCACACCTCATCCAGCCCAGGCGTCGCCGTCGGCGTTGGCGTACACCCCTCATCATCCTGGCAGGGCGGCGGTGTGGCCGTCGGCGTTGCCGTGGCCGTCGGCGTCGGCGTACACTCCTCGTCTTGGCAGGGCGGTGGCTCTTCCGTGGGCGTCGCCGTCGGCGTGGCGGTCGGCGGTTCTTCCGTGGCCGTCGGCGTCGGCGTACACTCCTCATCCTGGCAGGGCGGCGGCTCGACCGTCGGCGTGGCGGTCGGCGGTTCGGCCGTGGGCGTCGGCGCACAGTCCTCGCCCAGGCAGGGCGCCGCGGTGATCGTGATCGCCGCACTGGCCTGCACCCCCGCGCCCACCTCCTCGCTCACGATGGCGACCGTGTTGGTGATGACCTGCCCGCTGACCGCGCCCAGCGCCTGCGCCTGGAACGTGCCGGTCAGCGTCGCGCCCGCGGCCAGTTGACCGATGACCCATTCCAGTCGGCGTTCGGCCTCCAGGTAGCTGAAATTCCCCTCCCCGGCCGGCCAATAGGCCAATTCCAGCGGCAGGGTGTCGCTCACCACCAGCCCGCCCAGGTCGCGGTCGGCCAGGGTGTTGGTGATGACCACGGTGTAGGTGATGACGCCCGCCGGCTCCACCTCCTGCGGCGCCGCGGCCAGCGTCAACTGCACGACCGAAGGCGCCGGCGTCGCACCGGGGTCGGAAATGAGATCGAAATTGGGATCAGGGGACATGAATTTAGCAGCGGTATTTATCTGGGGGGGGGGGGGTAGCAGCAGCCGCCGTGGAAAAGAGCAGACTGCACACCACCAACAGATGAACCAACGACGACAGGCGCGGCGCGAGCCGGCCGCGAGACAGGAAGGTGTGGTGAAGAGAGATGAAATAGTGAGGAACACCAGCGTAACATAACAACGGACTCCTTTCGTGCAGCAATCGAAAACGGATGGGGTCAGGGACATTTTCCTGACTGCTGAAGGAGGTCGCGGGCGGGAGAGAGCGCGCGGCGCTCTGTCAAGAGGCAAAATTTGGGCGTAGCAATTCCGAATTGGGCAGACGATTGACCACAAGGAACGCATAGAACACAAAGCAACGGCAGAAGATTCGCAGATTGGCGACGTCTTTGCGCTCTTTGCGTTCTATGTGG comes from the Candidatus Amarolinea dominans genome and includes:
- a CDS encoding DUF11 domain-containing protein, producing the protein MSPDPNFDLISDPGATPAPSVVQLTLAAAPQEVEPAGVITYTVVITNTLADRDLGGLVVSDTLPLELAYWPAGEGNFSYLEAERRLEWVIGQLAAGATLTGTFQAQALGAVSGQVITNTVAIVSEEVGAGVQASAAITITAAPCLGEDCAPTPTAEPPTATPTVEPPPCQDEECTPTPTATEEPPTATPTATPTEEPPPCQDEECTPTPTATATPTATPPPCQDDEGCTPTPTATPGLDEVWLTPGEGGVLLSADGRVQVEARPGAVSQRTLLRYLPQPRVGETPAWLTMHFGLEAQDEQGAAVTAFESLVSLTYRFPPSAALTETIRLYRWEDAAEAWQVLDSEMGVAGRQLTARLDGPGLFGLGAPASLSYGAQHLPTVHGFVTDEWSGNSSLGYPLALPPGPGGLGLNLSLGYSSEGVNSIRQGSSSYDITATVEPTATPGNTPTPTATPQHVNQDALNAITFNRQASFVGWGWSLNGLGQVTMSLAQDGTPARAFLGYAGGGFELKQTTDGWQTEPQSFVRIAHAGNLDSGNKWEVWSPDGVKYTFGGVTGSNATWANGSAWIIKNSSATTWVTATVKGVNWVYQTDTTNTLGTSSQKTTYEYQVASQSNVQYGNVTAVRTYSNTVGTLYRSQEMIYFPANTSGSVYIVNRPAQQFLKDATGACNGETRYFYDNKTSYAQTPSKGDVTKVRVAQTSCGGSWADTGYFYDDWGNSKIVTDTLGHVTTTAYDTTAGAWPMLYALPTSMIAPLVGTTTYAWDKVLGQVTSVTDPNLATTSYSYDQWGRQTQMIKPGDDATNPTLRLTYTHYAGAGSPYWVKQEQKESGSSYLESRTFYDGMGRVAQTQGEAASSSQSILVNTQYQPLGVLRTSVPYTYTAALGGYRAPDWAQPQAAYQYDSLGRVTQVTQPDGTTVKSFYQNRQTAVLDALNRQTISETDAVGRLYKVQQYQATVNGQPDWGATVYAKATYFYDIGDRLTRMIGPDNAVTDITYDLLGRKTSMSDPDMGAWSYAYDAVGNLQTQTDARNTVLWFGYDGLNRLTQKRLTNGNGTLLASYTYDDTGSGNKGKGRRTGMSAGSGSASWTYDGRGRMVQESKVISGTLGGTFVTQWSYDSADRMTSLTYPGGEVVNYTYAAQGLVKTAIGTNTYVGDTAYNVLGQVELRRLGSTAGILTTDYSYRSDNFRLQWLRTGTASPYESLQKLEYAYDAAGNVDWIKDYKIGNPQLQDFTYDALNRLTNAVASGGTNGNYNSETYGFDPNGNLTSKAGVSYTYGAQAADCPDGILTLLGKPHAVVTAGSNSYCYDQNGNMRRRKIGASTYTLGYDAENRLTSVSGAATASFLYDADGARVQATFGSGESASITNYVSKLVEVSPIYREDFSDGQAQGWSASSGAWAVTTGGYRQSGTANNTNAYRAQTQNQLLVYRWQATFTSGVNAGMYLLASATTGAERGNSYRVWQDATSVKIYESTGNTATQRASFTASNTAGQTHSYQVIYDPLTGKVQVWRDNVYLGSWTDTTPLLSGSYLSLRTDASNVLFDNLVVSEVVKYYQAGGQRVALRKNGAVSYLFGDHLGSTSVTADATGVRTGELWYKPWGENRGTPYQTTPTQRRFTGQVLDEVAGGLYFYNARYYDNAKGSTVSQLANLNSQCMGCGVPAIAGAPSVARMSDQVNRLKAMAIFAWKVRQGGEWDPKPKLVAEFRGSKISPYWAALGEVEYYYDVWGNIEYGYLGTASAFSGDALLEGAGAEQIGSSLGYTVKERSLEYLPRRTSGVQGWRAFDDPADQIGIQIGIDLWNTYNLTLTPMDIIDAIERTPGLAIR